CGGCGCTGGCCGACCTGCGCCGCTACCGTGCTTGGGTCAAAGGTGACGAGGTCTGGGTGGACGACCAACCCCTGGCCAAAACCGAACCACCTCGGCACAGCGATGCCCGTTGTTTCGTGGTGGTGGGTGCCGGCGCGGCCGGCAGCGCAGCCGTTGCCACCCTGCTGGCGCACGGCTTCGCCGGCCGTCTGATCTGGCTCGACCAGGAACAGCAGCCGGCCTACGACCGAACCGCGCTCAGCAAATTCGTCATCGCTGGGCAGATGTCAGCCGATGAAGTCCCTGCCCTGCTCGAAGCGGATGATCTGCGCAAAGGCCATCTGATCCGTCAGCACGGCAAGGTCCGCACGCTGAACAGCCAGAAACGCCAGATCATCCTTGCCGACGGCCAACAGATCGACTACGACGCCTGCTTGCTGGCCACGGGCGGCAAAGCGCTACGCCCCCCCCTTCCTGGGGCAGACCTGCCGGGTGTATTCACCCTGCGCTCACGTGAAGACGCCGCGCAATTGCTCGACGCCGCAGAGCCCGGGCAGCCGGTCGTGATCGTCGGCGACGGTTTCATCGGCCTGGAGGCCGCCGCCGCTCTGCACAAATACGGCTTGCAGGTGCACCTGGTTACCCGCCATGAAGTGCCACTGGCCAAGCAACTGGGTGAACGCATCGGGCGCAGCATCCGCGAACTGCACGAACGCAAAGGCGTGGTGTTCCACGGGCCCACCGAAGTCGAGCTTTTCGAAGGCCAGGGCAAGGTCGACGCCGTACTGCTGGCCAACGGTGAACGGCTGCAGACGCAACTGGTGCTGCTGGGGACCGGGGTCAAACCGGCCACGGCCTACGTCCAAGGGGTGCCGCTGGCCGAGGACAAATCGCTGCCCGTCAATGCCGAGCTGCGGGCGGCACAAGGGCTCTGGGCCGCCGGTGACATCGCCACCTTCCCCCTGGCAGGCCGGCCCGTGCGCATCGAACACTGGCGCCTGGCCCAGCAACACGGTGTGATCGCCGCAGCCAACATGCTCGGCGAGCAGCGCCGCTATGAAGATGTGCCGTTCTTCTGGACTTACCAGCACGGGCGTACCTACGAGGTGCTGGGGCATGCACGGGACTGGAACCGCATCGAATACGTCGGTGAACCGGAACACGGCGA
The sequence above is drawn from the Pseudomonas putida genome and encodes:
- a CDS encoding FAD-dependent oxidoreductase yields the protein MTQHAVARLDQLDPNRPLRVQAGNEELILIRQGDLVHAYQANCPHAGAPLEEGVICSGLLVCPWHKAAFAVDEGAVCEPPALADLRRYRAWVKGDEVWVDDQPLAKTEPPRHSDARCFVVVGAGAAGSAAVATLLAHGFAGRLIWLDQEQQPAYDRTALSKFVIAGQMSADEVPALLEADDLRKGHLIRQHGKVRTLNSQKRQIILADGQQIDYDACLLATGGKALRPPLPGADLPGVFTLRSREDAAQLLDAAEPGQPVVIVGDGFIGLEAAAALHKYGLQVHLVTRHEVPLAKQLGERIGRSIRELHERKGVVFHGPTEVELFEGQGKVDAVLLANGERLQTQLVLLGTGVKPATAYVQGVPLAEDKSLPVNAELRAAQGLWAAGDIATFPLAGRPVRIEHWRLAQQHGVIAAANMLGEQRRYEDVPFFWTYQHGRTYEVLGHARDWNRIEYVGEPEHGDFVALQCVNEHVEAVIAKGYSDAMAQLSQRMKRPLSLEEALKLIG